One Nitrospirota bacterium DNA window includes the following coding sequences:
- the amrS gene encoding AmmeMemoRadiSam system radical SAM enzyme: MKEAMFYKTLEKNKVNCFLCGHRCLIFDGKRGICGVRENRGGKLFSLVYGKVISMNIDPIEKKPLFHFYPGSTSFSIATVGCNFKCKHCQNYEISQYPKEHGGEIPGEVVTPEEIVDAAIRTGCKSISYTYTEPTIFFEFAYDCARLAHEKGIKNVFVSNGYTSPEATRAIAPYLDGNNIDLKGDDKFYKEICGARLRPVLETIKLMKELGVWIEVTTLIIPTYNDSEDTFRWIAEFIKSIDVSIPWHVTQFYPAYKLLDQPRTPVKTLRRAREIGLEAGLKYVYEGNVPGEGGENTYCPQCGELLIERFGFYIKEKRLKDSSCHKCGIKIDGLGM; this comes from the coding sequence ATGAAGGAAGCGATGTTTTATAAAACACTTGAAAAAAATAAAGTAAATTGTTTTCTCTGCGGCCACAGATGTCTTATTTTTGATGGTAAGAGGGGCATCTGTGGTGTAAGGGAAAACAGGGGAGGGAAGCTTTTTAGCCTTGTTTATGGAAAGGTTATTTCAATGAATATTGACCCGATTGAGAAAAAACCCCTTTTTCACTTTTATCCCGGCTCCACATCTTTTTCCATTGCAACTGTTGGGTGTAACTTCAAATGCAAACACTGTCAGAACTACGAGATTTCCCAGTATCCAAAGGAGCACGGTGGTGAAATACCAGGAGAGGTTGTGACACCTGAGGAGATAGTTGATGCAGCCATAAGGACTGGTTGTAAAAGTATTTCCTACACATATACCGAACCAACAATATTTTTTGAATTCGCCTATGACTGTGCACGGCTTGCACATGAAAAGGGGATAAAAAATGTATTTGTCAGCAATGGCTATACATCGCCAGAGGCTACAAGAGCAATTGCCCCTTATCTTGATGGCAATAATATAGACCTTAAGGGTGATGATAAATTTTACAAAGAAATATGCGGTGCGAGGCTCCGTCCCGTACTTGAAACAATTAAATTAATGAAGGAGTTAGGGGTATGGATTGAAGTAACTACTTTAATTATTCCTACATACAATGACTCTGAAGATACCTTCAGGTGGATCGCAGAGTTTATAAAGTCCATAGATGTCTCAATTCCCTGGCATGTAACACAGTTTTATCCTGCATACAAGCTCCTCGACCAGCCAAGAACCCCTGTAAAAACCCTTAGAAGGGCAAGGGAAATAGGGCTTGAGGCAGGGCTTAAATACGTGTACGAAGGTAATGTCCCGGGTGAGGGAGGAGAGAATACTTACTGCCCGCAGTGTGGTGAGTTACTCATAGAACGCTTTGGTTTTTATATTAAAGAAAAAAGACTTAAAGACTCCTCCTGCCACAAATGTGGCATAAAAATTGATGGGCTTGGAATGTAA
- a CDS encoding phosphoribosylformylglycinamidine cyclo-ligase, whose product MLVEELTYKKSGVDIEAGERFVSLISSIARSTFRPEVITDIGSFGALFKLDIKKYKEPVLVSGTDGVGTKLKIAFMMDRHDTVGIDLVAMCVNDILTSGAEPLFFLDYFATGRLSPEKAALVVKGIADGCKEAGCSLIGGETAEMPGFYADGEYDLSGFAVGVVEKDAIVNGSKISAGDAIVGIASSGLHSNGYSLARRLFFDIERYEIDRFIPELGCALGEELLKPTRIYVRCILELLKDFNIKGMAHITGGGITGNLPRVLPEDLSAVIKKDSWPVPVIFELIRNLGKVSDEEMYRTFNMGIGFIIVVSAEESEKVLYRLKDLDEKAFMLGFIKKGHGRVSYV is encoded by the coding sequence ATGCTTGTGGAAGAACTTACATACAAGAAGTCAGGGGTTGATATTGAGGCAGGCGAGAGATTTGTCTCCCTCATCTCTTCGATAGCAAGGTCTACCTTCAGGCCTGAGGTTATAACAGATATCGGCTCTTTTGGCGCACTATTCAAACTCGATATTAAAAAATATAAAGAGCCTGTGCTTGTAAGTGGTACAGATGGTGTTGGAACCAAACTGAAGATTGCCTTTATGATGGACAGGCATGATACTGTTGGGATAGACCTGGTAGCCATGTGTGTAAACGATATTCTTACAAGCGGGGCAGAGCCTTTATTTTTTCTGGACTATTTTGCTACAGGCAGGCTTTCACCTGAAAAAGCAGCCCTTGTTGTGAAAGGCATTGCTGATGGCTGCAAAGAGGCAGGATGCTCTCTTATTGGTGGTGAGACTGCTGAGATGCCAGGATTCTACGCTGACGGTGAATATGACCTTTCGGGTTTTGCAGTTGGCGTTGTAGAAAAAGATGCAATAGTTAACGGTTCAAAAATTAGTGCAGGAGATGCGATTGTTGGTATTGCATCAAGCGGCCTCCATAGCAATGGTTATTCCCTTGCGAGGAGGTTGTTTTTTGATATAGAGAGATATGAAATAGACAGGTTTATCCCTGAACTTGGATGTGCCCTCGGCGAAGAGTTATTAAAACCAACAAGGATTTATGTCAGATGCATTCTTGAGTTATTAAAAGATTTTAATATTAAGGGAATGGCCCATATAACAGGAGGGGGTATAACAGGAAATCTCCCTCGTGTTCTTCCTGAAGACCTCAGCGCAGTAATAAAAAAAGATAGCTGGCCTGTTCCTGTGATTTTTGAGCTTATCCGCAACCTTGGGAAGGTTTCTGATGAAGAGATGTATAGAACCTTCAATATGGGCATTGGGTTTATTATCGTCGTCAGTGCTGAGGAGTCCGAAAAGGTCCTTTATAGACTCAAAGATTTAGATGAAAAGGCATTTATGCTCGGTTTTATAAAAAAAGGGCATGGGAGGGTATCTTATGTTTAA
- a CDS encoding M23 family metallopeptidase: MFKDKIKAFIKKAFTPITIVFIPYSNVKSRSIHIPSIGILTIIAIWAAFSYIALSSAVGRVEYQRMKSKLNYYAEQFTELNNTIGTLKQAESDLLTLLSKGSKEAVLMSVDTSDRGSLEDIEAIRKEAMERVKSVEEIKEYLRLQRDIFMATPRGWPVDGRVTSHYGRREHPTDGFIDFHAAVDIASPPGSQIKATADGIASYSGRSGGNGNVVVIEHGHGFSTLYAHNKENLVKVGQQVKRGDVIAKLGSTGNSTGPHVHYEVWKNGRHVNPMPYISARDESSERKEK; the protein is encoded by the coding sequence ATGTTTAAAGACAAGATTAAAGCTTTTATTAAGAAGGCTTTTACTCCAATCACTATTGTTTTTATTCCTTATAGCAATGTCAAATCTCGCAGCATCCACATTCCATCTATAGGTATTCTGACTATTATTGCAATATGGGCTGCCTTTAGCTATATTGCCCTGTCATCTGCTGTTGGCAGGGTCGAATATCAGAGGATGAAATCAAAATTAAACTACTACGCAGAACAGTTTACAGAGCTGAACAATACAATAGGGACTCTCAAACAAGCAGAATCCGACCTCTTGACACTACTGTCCAAAGGGTCAAAAGAGGCAGTCCTTATGAGTGTGGATACATCAGACAGGGGTTCCCTGGAGGATATAGAGGCTATAAGGAAAGAGGCCATGGAAAGGGTAAAAAGCGTTGAGGAAATAAAGGAATATTTAAGGCTGCAAAGGGATATATTCATGGCAACGCCGAGGGGGTGGCCTGTAGATGGTCGTGTAACCTCTCATTACGGCCGCAGAGAGCACCCGACGGATGGATTTATTGATTTTCACGCTGCTGTGGATATAGCAAGTCCCCCTGGCTCTCAGATAAAGGCAACTGCTGATGGTATAGCGAGCTATTCAGGACGGAGTGGTGGAAATGGAAATGTAGTAGTTATTGAGCATGGCCATGGGTTTTCAACGCTTTATGCTCATAACAAAGAGAATTTAGTCAAAGTTGGTCAGCAGGTAAAACGTGGTGATGTTATCGCTAAGCTCGGCTCAACAGGCAACTCCACCGGTCCGCATGTCCATTATGAAGTGTGGAAAAACGGCAGACACGTCAACCCTATGCCTTACATATCTGCCAGAGACGAATCTTCAGAAAGAAAGGAGAAATAA
- a CDS encoding polymer-forming cytoskeletal protein, producing MFKKADKVESFLGANTTFYGNIKTQGTLRVDGNIEGNVDADWVVLGERGFLKGDVRAKGIMVGGKVEGSLKADEVIEIRPKGEVCGDITSPKLIVVEGGILIGKSTIPKEGAKVITIKQSQ from the coding sequence ATGTTCAAAAAAGCTGATAAAGTCGAGTCTTTTTTAGGGGCAAATACTACATTTTATGGTAATATAAAAACACAGGGAACCCTCAGGGTAGATGGAAACATAGAAGGAAATGTTGATGCTGACTGGGTTGTTTTAGGTGAACGTGGATTCTTAAAGGGAGATGTTCGAGCAAAAGGGATAATGGTTGGTGGAAAGGTTGAGGGAAGTCTGAAAGCAGATGAGGTAATTGAGATAAGGCCAAAAGGCGAGGTGTGCGGAGATATTACAAGCCCAAAGCTTATAGTTGTTGAAGGAGGCATATTAATCGGCAAATCTACCATTCCAAAAGAAGGCGCAAAGGTAATAACCATTAAACAATCGCAGTGA
- a CDS encoding phosphoribosylglycinamide formyltransferase → MLTLGVLASGRGSNFQSILDSISSGFLKAKIAVLISDNPKAYALERARKHGIEALYINPKDFKDKDSYYFRIADELKNRSVELVILAGFMRIVGKPLIEQYRNRVMNIHPAILPSFPGLHGQKQASDYGVKISGCTVHFVDEGMDTGPIIIQAAVPVYDDDTEESLSERILKQEHRIYPAAIKLFSEGRLEVKGRKVIVKTSRHDAVLINPELNTERSVS, encoded by the coding sequence ATGCTAACCCTTGGCGTACTTGCATCTGGAAGGGGTTCAAATTTTCAATCTATCCTCGACAGCATATCTTCCGGATTTCTGAAGGCAAAAATCGCTGTCCTAATAAGTGATAACCCGAAAGCATACGCCCTTGAAAGGGCCAGAAAACATGGCATAGAGGCTCTTTATATAAACCCAAAGGATTTTAAAGATAAGGATTCCTATTACTTCCGCATCGCAGATGAGCTTAAAAACAGGTCGGTTGAATTAGTTATATTAGCCGGTTTTATGAGAATAGTCGGTAAACCTTTAATCGAGCAGTATAGAAATCGGGTCATGAACATCCATCCCGCGATTCTACCTTCTTTCCCGGGGCTGCATGGGCAGAAACAGGCATCTGATTATGGGGTTAAGATTTCAGGCTGCACGGTTCATTTTGTGGATGAGGGTATGGATACCGGGCCAATAATCATTCAGGCTGCTGTGCCTGTTTATGACGATGATACTGAAGAGAGCCTTTCTGAGAGGATTTTAAAGCAGGAGCACAGGATTTATCCAGCGGCCATCAAGCTATTTTCAGAAGGTAGGCTTGAAGTAAAGGGCAGAAAGGTTATCGTTAAGACCAGCCGCCACGATGCTGTGTTAATAAATCCCGAGCTAAACACAGAGCGTTCTGTCTCATAA
- a CDS encoding radical SAM protein, with amino-acid sequence MHREPLSEFKPAYLKLSREVLREKIQKAEAILKDCTLCPRNCKVDRTSGERGICKTGDKPFVSSWNPHFGEERPLVGRHGSGTIFFTQCNLRCLFCQNWTISHLGQGDEISFEKLAQIMIYLQQEGCHNINLVTPTHQVPMILRALEIAIHTGLELPIVYNSGGYESVETLQILDGIVDIYMPDFKYADPAVAMKYSKARDYPQVAKAAIKEMHRQVGDLIINEEGIALRGLLVRHLVLPEGLAGTEEVARFLVEEISPNTYTNIMAQYYPCYKAFDNPPLDRRITVEEYRKAIEAALKAGLKRLDSRITLDIFKPVPDRFRN; translated from the coding sequence GTGCATAGAGAACCACTATCCGAGTTTAAGCCTGCTTATCTAAAGCTCTCAAGAGAAGTCCTCAGAGAGAAGATTCAAAAAGCCGAAGCCATTCTTAAAGACTGCACGCTGTGTCCGAGGAATTGTAAGGTTGACAGGACTTCAGGTGAGAGGGGTATCTGCAAGACAGGGGATAAGCCTTTTGTATCAAGCTGGAATCCCCATTTTGGAGAGGAAAGGCCACTTGTTGGCCGGCACGGCTCAGGGACAATCTTTTTTACCCAGTGCAATCTCAGATGCCTTTTCTGCCAGAACTGGACCATAAGCCATCTTGGCCAGGGTGATGAGATATCTTTTGAAAAACTTGCACAGATAATGATTTACCTGCAACAGGAGGGCTGTCATAATATAAACCTTGTTACTCCAACACATCAGGTGCCAATGATTTTAAGGGCCCTCGAAATCGCAATTCATACAGGCCTGGAGCTTCCAATTGTCTATAACAGCGGGGGATACGAGTCAGTAGAAACCCTGCAAATCCTTGATGGTATTGTTGATATTTACATGCCTGATTTCAAATATGCAGACCCTGCGGTTGCCATGAAATATTCAAAGGCCAGAGACTATCCTCAGGTTGCAAAGGCAGCAATAAAGGAAATGCACAGGCAGGTAGGCGACTTAATTATAAATGAAGAGGGAATTGCACTGCGAGGGCTCCTTGTAAGGCACCTTGTCCTTCCAGAAGGTCTGGCAGGCACAGAAGAGGTCGCAAGATTTTTAGTCGAGGAGATTTCCCCGAATACTTATACAAACATAATGGCCCAGTACTATCCGTGTTATAAGGCATTTGACAATCCACCCCTCGATAGAAGGATTACTGTTGAGGAGTACAGAAAAGCCATAGAAGCTGCTTTAAAAGCAGGGCTTAAAAGACTTGACAGCAGGATAACTCTTGATATTTTTAAACCTGTTCCTGACAGGTTCAGGAATTAG
- a CDS encoding zinc ribbon domain-containing protein: MAEVKVVVRERSGKMIKGTTGDFVPSRAVFHVSVGGGASTEVKEIIVDNLKAVFFVKSLEGRPDAHLSRPGLPKRLPPVPGKKIRVIFFDGEEIRGFSNSFRLNRPGFFLTPADPLSNNERVFVVFSAIAELEVDNKIIDLEAARLMLQRKCSTCNRDMSAGWLFCPYDGSKLRR; this comes from the coding sequence ATGGCAGAAGTCAAAGTGGTGGTAAGAGAAAGAAGCGGGAAAATGATTAAGGGCACTACAGGAGATTTTGTCCCGAGCAGGGCTGTTTTTCATGTGTCTGTGGGAGGAGGAGCGAGCACGGAAGTAAAGGAGATAATAGTAGACAATCTAAAAGCAGTATTTTTCGTGAAAAGTCTTGAGGGTCGGCCTGATGCCCATTTATCGAGGCCTGGACTTCCGAAGAGGTTACCTCCTGTCCCCGGGAAAAAAATAAGAGTGATTTTTTTTGATGGCGAGGAAATAAGAGGATTTTCCAATAGCTTCCGCCTTAACAGGCCAGGATTTTTTTTAACACCTGCTGACCCCTTAAGTAACAATGAGCGCGTATTTGTTGTCTTTTCAGCCATAGCTGAATTAGAGGTGGATAACAAGATTATTGATCTTGAGGCAGCCAGACTCATGCTACAGAGAAAATGTAGCACATGTAACCGTGACATGAGTGCAGGGTGGCTTTTCTGCCCGTATGATGGTTCAAAACTCCGCCGATAA
- a CDS encoding putative sulfate exporter family transporter — MGNQQRSPAALIVGIVLLLYALIIQYTTLLSGVMEFLGQTKHIPDQYVVALWAGIVTMVLGLWNLAIPIGDSKFDKIVRAPIAGVGIVIMVALFVRYYVESLFKIWGKAAEPALTFDFAAMFGLNYIFLGIIVGILWVNIIGIPNWMRPGVKTARLVLKMGVITLGAMYSITELKYMGRLSVVMIGFFVMGTVIMVLWLGQIMGANRSLTGVLSSGLGVCGVSAAVAAAPVVKARGIDMAYTIGMVLLIGVIGLFTFPTIGRLAGMNELQFGAWAGTGILNSAQVAAAALIFDPKTIETLKVAEIFNITRVLFLPFIVILLAVWYAKGEEEEELKTKVSLGKVLIDKFPIFVLGFILMFAFSSTGVFTPSNYELYGKHWYNFKPDAKKQLKPEELAKVQALIDSGKVTIPEVKSALEKLVADKQITNAAQTDHIAKATEVADKDTKKILKGADKKVQKTPPTLTTMREYMIWFFAYGLIGLGMQITWETMKQAGGKAAIIGVIAGSAKAILSFFVCLWLIKGAI, encoded by the coding sequence ATGGGTAATCAGCAAAGGTCACCTGCAGCATTAATTGTGGGTATTGTGTTGCTTCTTTACGCCCTAATCATTCAGTACACCACACTTTTAAGTGGAGTTATGGAATTTCTCGGACAGACCAAACATATTCCTGACCAGTATGTAGTAGCCCTCTGGGCTGGGATAGTGACTATGGTTTTAGGGTTGTGGAATTTAGCTATCCCTATTGGAGATTCCAAGTTCGATAAGATTGTCAGGGCACCAATAGCTGGTGTGGGCATTGTTATAATGGTAGCGCTCTTTGTCCGCTATTACGTAGAATCGCTCTTTAAGATCTGGGGCAAAGCTGCCGAGCCTGCCCTTACATTCGACTTTGCCGCGATGTTCGGATTGAATTACATCTTCCTCGGGATTATTGTTGGTATCCTATGGGTCAATATCATAGGCATACCAAACTGGATGAGGCCTGGCGTAAAGACAGCGAGACTTGTCCTTAAAATGGGTGTTATTACCTTGGGAGCCATGTATAGCATTACAGAGCTCAAATACATGGGCAGGCTTAGTGTTGTGATGATAGGGTTCTTTGTTATGGGCACAGTGATAATGGTTTTGTGGCTCGGTCAGATAATGGGTGCAAACAGGTCCCTTACAGGAGTTCTTTCATCAGGCCTTGGAGTCTGCGGTGTGTCTGCAGCAGTTGCAGCAGCACCTGTTGTTAAGGCAAGGGGTATTGACATGGCCTATACTATTGGAATGGTGCTCCTTATCGGTGTTATAGGTCTCTTTACATTTCCAACAATTGGCCGACTTGCAGGAATGAATGAGCTTCAGTTTGGCGCCTGGGCAGGCACAGGTATACTTAACTCAGCACAGGTTGCAGCAGCAGCCTTAATTTTTGACCCGAAGACCATTGAGACTCTGAAAGTAGCAGAGATTTTCAATATCACCCGCGTGCTCTTCCTGCCATTTATTGTTATCCTGCTTGCAGTCTGGTATGCAAAAGGTGAAGAAGAAGAGGAGCTAAAGACCAAGGTTAGCCTCGGTAAAGTGCTTATTGACAAGTTCCCCATCTTTGTCCTCGGGTTTATCCTCATGTTCGCCTTTAGTTCTACTGGAGTATTTACACCGTCTAATTATGAATTATATGGAAAACACTGGTATAACTTCAAACCCGATGCAAAAAAACAGCTTAAGCCAGAAGAATTGGCAAAAGTTCAGGCATTGATAGACTCAGGCAAAGTTACTATTCCTGAAGTAAAATCTGCGCTGGAAAAACTCGTAGCTGACAAACAGATTACCAACGCAGCCCAGACAGACCATATTGCAAAAGCCACAGAGGTTGCAGACAAGGACACAAAGAAAATCCTTAAAGGGGCAGACAAAAAGGTACAGAAGACACCACCAACCTTGACGACCATGAGGGAGTATATGATATGGTTTTTTGCCTATGGCCTGATTGGCTTAGGGATGCAGATAACATGGGAGACTATGAAACAGGCAGGTGGAAAGGCAGCAATCATCGGAGTTATTGCTGGTAGTGCAAAGGCAATCCTGTCCTTCTTTGTGTGCCTGTGGCTGATTAAGGGAGCTATCTAA
- a CDS encoding universal stress protein, which translates to MIKRILVPTHGTEGARKAEEYALNMAKALGASVYGLYIIHKGWSSIAGIDWLNTSETRMQFYRHVEDELERRANEVLNAFTKRAHDMGITIETEKVVGEPVKVILEAAERLDADLIVMGGPSNRRSEEYKAKIPFQKLIKHSSRAILMVK; encoded by the coding sequence GTGATTAAAAGAATTTTAGTTCCAACCCATGGCACTGAAGGAGCACGCAAGGCTGAAGAGTATGCACTTAATATGGCAAAAGCCTTAGGTGCATCTGTTTATGGCCTCTACATAATCCATAAGGGCTGGAGTTCAATAGCCGGGATTGACTGGCTTAATACCTCAGAGACCAGGATGCAATTTTATCGTCATGTAGAAGATGAGCTTGAAAGGCGTGCCAACGAGGTTTTAAATGCATTTACAAAAAGGGCGCATGATATGGGGATAACAATTGAGACAGAGAAGGTTGTGGGAGAACCTGTTAAAGTAATTTTAGAAGCTGCTGAGAGACTGGATGCTGACTTGATTGTAATGGGAGGGCCATCCAATAGACGGTCTGAAGAATATAAGGCAAAGATACCTTTTCAAAAACTTATAAAACATTCCAGCAGGGCCATCTTAATGGTTAAGTGA
- a CDS encoding SRPBCC family protein: MKEFSVEASIEVSLDKSKVFAILSDIEKIYRLSPYREVKSIEPPVSYPLQINSQYSIKLVRYEDESELNCIMKVNELRENEFLALNISGDKTVERTYHLEDVSGKVRITQRESFMCSEEESEALSRKNLREIQFWLRSIGEYLRLYEKPTLWRKGFLCFMDRFWIPMSPSQRKISILVIKITILELFIFIGIILTLKIAGFF, encoded by the coding sequence ATGAAAGAGTTTAGTGTTGAGGCCAGTATAGAAGTCAGCCTGGATAAATCTAAGGTATTCGCTATCCTTTCTGACATTGAGAAAATTTACAGGCTTTCTCCATACCGGGAAGTTAAGTCTATAGAGCCCCCTGTATCATATCCCCTACAGATAAACAGTCAATATTCAATTAAATTAGTCAGGTACGAGGACGAATCTGAATTGAATTGTATTATGAAGGTTAACGAGCTGAGGGAAAATGAGTTTTTAGCACTCAACATATCTGGCGATAAGACTGTTGAGCGAACCTATCATCTGGAGGATGTTTCAGGAAAAGTGCGTATTACACAAAGGGAATCTTTCATGTGTTCCGAGGAAGAGTCTGAAGCGCTTTCAAGAAAAAACCTCAGAGAGATTCAATTCTGGCTCAGGAGCATTGGCGAGTATCTGCGCCTTTATGAAAAACCTACTCTCTGGCGAAAGGGTTTTCTCTGTTTCATGGACCGTTTTTGGATTCCAATGAGCCCGTCACAACGCAAGATTTCTATTCTGGTCATCAAGATAACAATACTGGAATTGTTTATCTTTATTGGAATTATTCTGACACTCAAAATCGCTGGATTTTTCTAA